From Streptomyces sp. TLI_053, a single genomic window includes:
- a CDS encoding cytochrome P450 — protein sequence MTHPPEPSALPVRSSPRPARPAPLPAPLPTERPNPFDPPTGLADHRGGEPIRPLAYPDGHTGWLVTGHALARSVLADPRFSAGSELKRAPVARPGAEPFFGAPALPGWMVDMDPPAHTRVRRPLAATFTAHRMKALRPRIEQLVDEHLTATADAAPPADLVERFALPVTSLAICELLGVPYRERAAFQHDSALLFSLDASAGEAALAMERLDGFLRELTRSRRARPGDDVLSMLVRDGTLSTEEIAGAGVLLLTAGHGTTASSLALGTFALLSHPGQLAALKSDPALADNAVEELLRYLTIFHFGVPRTPLEDLELGGRLLRAGESVTVSLSAANRDPARFADPDRLDLSRRTTGHLAFGHGIHQCLGRNLARTEMRVAFPALFRRFPGLALAVPPEEVPLATDMGFYGVHRLPVTW from the coding sequence ATGACGCACCCGCCCGAGCCGTCCGCGCTCCCGGTCCGGTCGTCCCCGCGCCCCGCCCGGCCGGCCCCGCTCCCGGCCCCGCTGCCCACGGAACGGCCCAACCCCTTCGACCCGCCGACCGGACTGGCCGACCACCGCGGCGGGGAGCCGATCCGCCCGCTCGCCTACCCGGACGGCCACACCGGCTGGCTGGTGACCGGCCACGCCCTGGCGCGGAGCGTGCTGGCGGACCCGAGGTTCAGTGCCGGCTCCGAACTCAAACGGGCTCCCGTGGCCCGACCCGGCGCCGAGCCCTTCTTCGGCGCCCCGGCACTGCCCGGCTGGATGGTCGACATGGACCCACCCGCCCACACCCGGGTCCGCCGGCCGCTGGCCGCCACCTTCACCGCCCACCGGATGAAGGCCCTGCGGCCGCGGATCGAACAGCTCGTCGACGAACACCTCACCGCGACGGCCGACGCGGCGCCACCGGCGGACCTGGTCGAGCGGTTCGCGCTGCCGGTGACCTCGCTGGCGATCTGCGAACTCCTCGGTGTGCCCTACCGGGAGCGGGCCGCCTTCCAGCACGACAGCGCCCTGCTGTTCAGCCTGGACGCCTCCGCCGGGGAAGCCGCCCTGGCGATGGAGCGCCTGGACGGGTTCCTGCGGGAACTCACCCGGAGCAGGCGGGCCCGGCCCGGCGACGACGTGCTGAGCATGCTCGTCCGGGACGGCACCCTGAGCACCGAGGAGATCGCCGGCGCCGGTGTCCTGCTGCTCACCGCCGGACACGGGACGACCGCGAGCTCGCTCGCCCTCGGGACCTTCGCCCTGCTGTCGCACCCCGGGCAACTGGCCGCGCTGAAGAGCGATCCGGCGCTCGCCGACAACGCGGTGGAGGAACTGCTGCGCTATCTGACGATCTTCCACTTCGGGGTCCCGCGCACTCCGCTGGAGGACCTCGAGCTCGGGGGACGGCTGCTCAGGGCGGGGGAGTCGGTGACGGTGTCGCTGTCGGCGGCCAACCGGGACCCGGCGCGGTTCGCCGACCCCGACCGGCTGGACCTCTCCCGGCGGACCACGGGCCATCTGGCCTTCGGCCACGGGATCCACCAGTGCCTGGGCCGGAACCTGGCGCGGACCGAGATGCGGGTCGCCTTCCCCGCCCTCTTCCGACGCTTCCCCGGCCTGGCCCTGGCGGTGCCGCCGGAGGAGGTCCCGCTCGCCACCGACATGGGCTTCTACGGGGTGCACCGGCTCCCGGTCACCTGGTGA
- a CDS encoding 3-oxoacyl-[acyl-carrier-protein] synthase III C-terminal domain-containing protein has translation MHGTTISAIGYECGDIRPVSDLAGTTTADISPLVTEIVHFRESRREIWDLAAGAAERTLATAARPDLVLYVSENDPDTTGSLARILDRLGLNDVEHLALSGQDCGNLVPAVRVASDALASGRAERVLLLLADRAEGRDRIMASGLSVFSDGAAACLLSRGPEPAGPRLRVEAAGSRTAVRPADADPAGQGLLSTVRLASETVTALLAGLGRTGAPFRYAILPNYRPAAQKFLLAAMRMPPDRLLLGPVTELGHCFSADLLITLHRLAAAGALDPGDRLLLATGGPYSWSALAVEYTHDDGPAPCR, from the coding sequence ATGCACGGCACCACCATCTCGGCCATCGGATACGAGTGCGGCGACATCCGCCCGGTCTCCGACCTGGCCGGGACCACGACCGCGGACATCTCCCCGCTGGTCACCGAGATCGTCCACTTCCGGGAGAGCCGCCGCGAGATCTGGGACCTCGCGGCCGGCGCCGCCGAGCGGACCCTCGCCACCGCAGCCCGGCCCGACCTCGTGCTCTACGTCAGCGAGAACGACCCGGACACCACCGGCTCGCTGGCCCGGATCCTGGACCGGCTCGGCCTCAACGACGTCGAGCACCTCGCCCTGTCCGGGCAGGACTGCGGCAACCTGGTCCCCGCCGTCCGGGTGGCATCCGACGCCCTGGCCTCCGGCCGGGCCGAGCGCGTCCTGCTGCTGCTCGCCGACCGGGCGGAGGGCCGGGACCGGATCATGGCGAGCGGCCTGTCCGTGTTCAGCGACGGGGCCGCCGCGTGCCTGCTCTCCCGCGGACCGGAGCCGGCCGGCCCCCGGCTCCGGGTGGAGGCCGCCGGCAGCCGCACCGCCGTCCGTCCGGCCGACGCGGACCCCGCCGGACAGGGGCTGCTCTCGACCGTCCGGCTGGCCTCCGAGACCGTCACCGCCCTGCTCGCCGGCCTCGGGCGGACCGGCGCCCCGTTCCGGTACGCGATCCTGCCCAACTACCGCCCGGCCGCCCAGAAGTTCCTGCTCGCGGCCATGCGGATGCCCCCCGACAGGCTCCTGCTCGGGCCCGTCACCGAACTCGGGCACTGCTTCTCGGCGGACCTCCTGATCACCCTGCACCGGCTGGCCGCCGCGGGCGCGCTCGATCCCGGGGACCGCCTCCTGCTCGCGACCGGCGGACCGTACTCCTGGTCGGCCCTGGCGGTCGAGTACACGCACGACGACGGCCCGGCCCCGTGTCGATGA
- a CDS encoding formyltransferase family protein — protein MSAGVRMNIYMSGQGAFAVQVAEALRDEGHKIVGAAAPRLRKGKSDEGDAMSWDRLRSWAYHRDVPWTDSAELRAMHVPDGVDIILAAHSHAFLGRRTRARAAVATIGYHPSLLPLHRGRDAIRWTVRDGDKVTGGSVYHLTERTDGGPLAAQEHLLVPPGSTPQSLWRDHLAPLGVRLLLKVVADLAANRRIEVPQDERLATWEPAMDAPPLFKPELIALPGTDTVRVESGRWALHDR, from the coding sequence GTGAGCGCAGGAGTGCGGATGAACATCTACATGTCAGGACAGGGGGCGTTCGCGGTCCAGGTCGCGGAGGCCCTGAGGGACGAGGGACACAAGATCGTCGGCGCGGCCGCGCCCCGGCTCCGCAAGGGGAAGTCCGACGAGGGCGACGCGATGTCCTGGGACCGGCTGCGCTCCTGGGCGTACCACCGGGACGTCCCGTGGACGGATTCGGCGGAACTGCGGGCGATGCACGTCCCGGACGGGGTGGACATCATCCTCGCCGCGCACTCGCACGCCTTCCTCGGCCGGCGGACCAGGGCCAGGGCGGCGGTCGCGACCATCGGCTACCACCCGAGCCTGCTGCCGCTGCACCGGGGCCGGGACGCGATCCGGTGGACGGTCCGGGACGGCGACAAGGTGACCGGGGGCAGCGTGTACCACCTCACCGAGCGCACCGACGGCGGGCCGCTCGCCGCCCAGGAACACCTGCTGGTGCCGCCGGGTTCGACCCCGCAGTCCCTGTGGCGGGACCATCTGGCGCCGCTCGGGGTGCGGCTGCTGCTGAAGGTGGTCGCCGACCTCGCCGCGAACCGGCGGATCGAGGTGCCCCAGGACGAGAGGCTGGCGACCTGGGAGCCCGCGATGGACGCGCCGCCGCTGTTCAAGCCCGAACTCATCGCCCTGCCGGGCACCGACACGGTCCGGGTCGAGAGCGGCCGGTGGGCCCTGCACGACCGCTGA
- a CDS encoding PLP-dependent aminotransferase family protein, translating to MNPRPVRLDATSLHASLAEPVLGSIGFLNEIMARYPDAVSFAPGAPHPDLLPDLEPGRYLDRFLDHLVRDRGHTPDRARRLLLEYGPSRGLIGDLVAGALRRDHAVDVPEAAVVVTVGAQEAMFLTLRTLFGSRGDVLAVADPCFVGIRGAARLLDIDLVGVEETPLGLDLDALAARCRTARGTGRRVRACYVAPDFANPGGGRMPLEVRHRLLELAELEDFLVLEDNAYGFTAAPGAELPLLKALDRNRRVVHLGTFAKVCFPGARVGYVVADQEVVRPGGPATLLADELAAAKSMVTVNTSPVCQAVIGGMLLEHGGSLMALSRRKSELYRRNLGHLAEELDRHAADGLPDGISWNRPEGGFFVRMTLPVPADTALLERSAAEYGVLWTPMAPFHLGSGGDHRLRLSCSYLDPGQIETGVARLAGFLRKEVR from the coding sequence GTGAACCCCCGCCCGGTCCGCCTGGACGCCACCTCGCTGCACGCCTCGCTGGCGGAACCCGTACTCGGCTCGATCGGCTTCCTCAACGAGATCATGGCCCGCTATCCGGACGCCGTCTCCTTCGCACCGGGCGCCCCCCACCCGGACCTGCTGCCCGACCTCGAACCCGGGCGCTACCTCGACCGCTTCCTCGACCACCTCGTCCGGGACCGGGGCCACACCCCGGACCGGGCGCGCCGGCTGCTGCTGGAGTACGGGCCGAGCCGCGGGCTGATCGGGGACCTCGTCGCCGGGGCGCTGCGCCGGGACCACGCCGTCGACGTGCCGGAGGCGGCGGTGGTGGTGACCGTCGGCGCCCAGGAGGCCATGTTCCTGACGCTGCGCACCCTGTTCGGCTCCCGTGGGGACGTGCTCGCCGTCGCCGACCCCTGCTTCGTCGGCATCAGGGGGGCCGCCCGGCTGCTCGACATCGACCTGGTCGGGGTCGAGGAGACCCCGCTCGGGCTCGACCTCGACGCCCTGGCGGCGCGCTGCCGGACCGCCCGCGGCACCGGCCGGCGGGTCCGCGCGTGCTACGTCGCGCCCGACTTCGCCAACCCGGGCGGCGGCCGGATGCCGCTGGAGGTCCGCCACCGCCTGCTCGAACTCGCCGAGCTCGAGGACTTCCTGGTGCTGGAGGACAACGCCTACGGCTTCACCGCGGCGCCCGGGGCGGAGCTGCCGTTGCTCAAGGCCCTGGACCGGAACCGGCGGGTGGTGCACCTGGGGACCTTCGCCAAGGTCTGCTTCCCCGGCGCCCGGGTCGGCTACGTGGTCGCGGACCAGGAGGTCGTCCGCCCGGGCGGACCCGCGACCCTGCTGGCCGACGAACTCGCGGCCGCCAAGAGCATGGTGACCGTCAACACCTCCCCGGTCTGTCAGGCCGTGATCGGCGGCATGCTGCTGGAGCACGGCGGCTCGCTGATGGCGCTCAGCCGGCGCAAGTCGGAGCTCTACCGGCGGAACCTCGGCCACCTCGCCGAGGAGCTGGACCGCCACGCGGCCGACGGCCTGCCCGACGGGATCAGCTGGAACCGGCCCGAGGGCGGGTTCTTCGTCCGGATGACGCTGCCGGTGCCCGCCGACACCGCCCTGCTGGAGCGGTCGGCGGCCGAGTACGGCGTGCTGTGGACGCCGATGGCGCCGTTCCACCTCGGCTCCGGGGGCGACCACCGGCTGCGGCTCTCCTGCAGCTACCTCGACCCCGGGCAGATCGAGACCGGGGTCGCGCGGCTCGCCGGGTTCCTGCGGAAGGAGGTCCGATGA
- a CDS encoding type I polyketide synthase — MTDSPEQDYDPGDVAIIGMSLRAPGARTKEEFWDNLVHGRESVSFLAKDDIHVDETLIHSPFYVRACGVLDTYDQFDPSVFGISDRMAAAMTPENRLYLESAWEALEDGGYDPDRLTAEIGMYGANNPQTAALYSSPPDRVSVGPEAIEASLAWSPDTMTSNALYYMGLTGEAVTVAAVCAGFHYAVHLACQSLLLGQTDMAIAGGSMVRLPHPRGHLWEENRVLSRDGHCRPFDANGTGTALSSGVVTLLLKPLGRAVADRDHVYAVVKGSAVNNNGVSAMAYGLAQPERLSACIANAMQVGGVDPETVSMYEANGLGLPMTDELEVHAAGMAFGKQTGTTSIGGVKGNVGHGGVVSGGFGAMKAALALYHRTLPATINLTEVNPDLDFPSTPFVPQLETAAWDPEAGIRRAGITSIGGGGYNAHLLLEEAPDAAPREPEPAGRPRLATLSALDDEALARQRERLLARLEADPELRLDDVCFSLNLGRKVMARRWAAVVRSREELIAALSGEAAGTTVTSTAAAPPSDPGAFGRTDHGLVPAGGDAQALAALADAWVGGSQVDFDALHRGQSGRRVPLPTYPFRPRRFWRTDW, encoded by the coding sequence ATGACCGACAGCCCGGAGCAGGACTACGACCCGGGCGACGTGGCCATCATCGGCATGTCGCTGCGGGCCCCCGGCGCCCGTACCAAGGAGGAGTTCTGGGACAACCTCGTCCACGGCCGGGAGTCCGTCTCCTTCCTGGCCAAGGACGACATCCACGTCGACGAGACCCTGATCCACAGCCCGTTCTACGTCCGGGCCTGCGGCGTGCTCGACACCTACGACCAGTTCGACCCGTCGGTGTTCGGCATCAGCGACCGGATGGCCGCCGCGATGACCCCGGAGAACCGCCTGTACCTGGAGAGCGCCTGGGAGGCGCTGGAGGACGGCGGCTACGACCCGGACCGGCTCACCGCCGAGATCGGCATGTACGGCGCCAACAACCCGCAGACCGCCGCGCTCTACAGCTCCCCGCCGGACCGGGTCTCGGTCGGCCCGGAGGCGATCGAGGCCAGCCTGGCCTGGTCGCCGGACACCATGACCTCCAACGCGCTGTACTACATGGGGCTCACCGGCGAGGCCGTCACGGTCGCCGCGGTCTGCGCCGGCTTCCACTACGCGGTGCACCTGGCCTGCCAGTCGCTGCTGCTCGGCCAGACGGACATGGCCATCGCCGGCGGCTCGATGGTCCGGCTGCCGCACCCCCGCGGCCACCTGTGGGAGGAGAACCGGGTCCTGTCCAGGGACGGCCACTGCCGCCCCTTCGACGCCAACGGCACCGGCACCGCGCTGTCCAGCGGTGTCGTCACTCTCCTGCTGAAGCCGCTGGGCCGGGCCGTCGCCGACCGCGACCACGTGTACGCGGTGGTCAAGGGCTCGGCGGTCAACAACAACGGGGTCAGCGCGATGGCGTACGGCCTGGCCCAGCCCGAGCGGCTGAGCGCCTGCATCGCCAACGCGATGCAGGTCGGCGGCGTCGACCCGGAGACGGTGTCGATGTACGAGGCCAACGGCCTGGGCCTGCCGATGACCGACGAGCTGGAGGTGCACGCGGCGGGCATGGCCTTCGGCAAGCAGACCGGGACCACCTCGATCGGCGGCGTCAAGGGCAACGTCGGCCACGGCGGCGTGGTGTCGGGCGGCTTCGGCGCGATGAAGGCCGCACTGGCGCTGTACCACCGGACGCTCCCCGCCACCATCAACCTGACCGAGGTCAACCCGGACCTCGACTTCCCCAGCACCCCGTTCGTGCCGCAGCTGGAGACGGCCGCCTGGGACCCGGAGGCCGGCATCCGCCGCGCCGGCATCACCTCGATCGGCGGTGGCGGCTACAACGCCCACCTGCTGCTGGAGGAGGCCCCCGACGCCGCCCCGCGCGAGCCCGAACCGGCCGGCCGGCCCCGGCTGGCCACCCTCTCCGCCCTGGACGACGAAGCGCTCGCCCGGCAGCGCGAACGGCTGCTGGCCCGCCTGGAGGCCGACCCGGAACTCCGGCTGGACGACGTCTGCTTCAGCCTCAACCTCGGCCGCAAGGTGATGGCCCGCCGCTGGGCCGCCGTGGTGCGCAGCCGCGAGGAACTGATCGCGGCACTGTCCGGGGAGGCCGCCGGGACGACGGTCACCTCGACGGCCGCCGCCCCGCCGTCCGACCCGGGCGCGTTCGGCCGCACCGACCACGGCCTGGTGCCGGCCGGCGGCGACGCGCAGGCGCTGGCCGCGCTGGCCGACGCCTGGGTGGGAGGCAGCCAGGTGGACTTCGACGCCCTGCACCGGGGGCAGTCCGGGCGCCGGGTGCCGCTGCCCACCTACCCGTTCCGGCCCCGCCGGTTCTGGCGCACGGACTGGTGA
- a CDS encoding class I SAM-dependent methyltransferase: MIDDAFVSTVKSLEVPEMGTDSTAPLLYWLIRTLRPQHVLEVGMGYTTPYLARALKDNKEAFEAERALLGTPGSAELQPLAHAPYYDEPYEPRLICIDRMTDTSSSAPRALDVLDRLDLTGVCEVVEGDLRGSADKVRDAFGLIDFAWIDTWDTLAFVREYWELVNPAGGVFAAHYLMTYPQGRAVLRYLESLRGRDGGRLEITNLREPHRFGQNSTTLIRRIRDYVDPEDLRPQGNSNDPTGVLAID; the protein is encoded by the coding sequence ATGATCGACGACGCGTTCGTCTCGACGGTGAAGTCCCTGGAGGTCCCCGAGATGGGGACCGACTCCACCGCCCCGCTGCTCTACTGGCTCATCCGCACGCTGCGGCCGCAGCACGTCCTGGAGGTCGGCATGGGGTACACCACCCCCTACCTGGCCAGGGCGCTCAAGGACAACAAGGAGGCCTTCGAGGCCGAACGCGCCCTGCTCGGCACCCCCGGGTCCGCCGAGCTCCAGCCGCTCGCCCACGCCCCGTACTACGACGAGCCGTACGAGCCCAGGCTGATCTGCATCGACCGGATGACCGACACCTCGTCCTCCGCCCCCAGGGCCCTCGACGTCCTGGACCGACTGGACCTCACCGGCGTCTGCGAGGTCGTCGAGGGCGACCTGCGGGGTTCGGCCGACAAGGTCAGGGACGCCTTCGGTCTGATCGACTTCGCCTGGATCGACACCTGGGACACCCTCGCCTTCGTCCGCGAGTACTGGGAACTGGTCAACCCGGCCGGCGGCGTGTTCGCCGCGCACTACCTGATGACCTACCCGCAGGGGCGGGCGGTGCTGCGCTACCTCGAATCCCTCAGGGGCCGGGACGGCGGCCGGCTGGAGATCACCAACCTCCGCGAGCCGCACCGGTTCGGCCAGAACAGCACCACGCTGATCCGCCGGATCCGCGACTACGTGGACCCGGAGGACCTGCGCCCGCAGGGGAACAGCAACGACCCGACCGGCGTACTCGCCATCGACTGA
- a CDS encoding cytochrome P450, with amino-acid sequence MSASPTVPAADAPAALDLGDPATFADRRADLDGYWRGLRDHAPLHWNPPADGRRGFWVLSRHEDIIATYRDNVNFTSERGNVLVTLLEGGDAAAGRMLAVTDGHRHHELRKILQRVLSPRVLDEVARTVRTNTRVWIREAVEAGGCEFAEEIASRIPMTTISSLLGVPEEDRDYLLSLTKAALSAEGEDVDEVDSEMARNEILMYFMDVVEERRESPGEDVISMLVASSIDGVPLSDEDVVLNCYSLIIGGDETSRLTMIDCLHTLAARPDEWRRFKDGEVAVGTAVDEVLRWASPTMHFGRSVVRETEVHGVRLRPGEIVTLWHASGNRDERVFDRPGVFDLGRAPNRHMAFGYGPHFCVGSYLAKVEIAELLNALRDFSTGFEQTEEARRIRSNFLTGFSTMPVRFTPDPSGLKAAEG; translated from the coding sequence ATGAGTGCCTCCCCCACCGTCCCGGCCGCGGACGCCCCGGCCGCCCTGGACCTCGGCGACCCGGCGACCTTCGCCGACCGCCGCGCCGACCTCGACGGGTACTGGCGCGGACTGCGCGACCACGCGCCGCTGCACTGGAACCCGCCGGCCGACGGCCGCCGCGGGTTCTGGGTGCTGTCCCGCCACGAGGACATCATCGCCACCTACCGCGACAACGTGAACTTCACCTCGGAGCGCGGCAATGTGCTCGTCACCTTGCTGGAGGGCGGCGACGCGGCGGCCGGCCGGATGCTGGCCGTCACCGACGGGCACCGGCACCACGAGCTGCGCAAGATCCTGCAACGGGTGCTCTCGCCGCGGGTGCTCGACGAGGTCGCGCGGACGGTCCGGACCAACACCCGGGTGTGGATCCGGGAGGCGGTCGAGGCCGGCGGCTGCGAGTTCGCCGAGGAGATCGCGAGCCGGATCCCGATGACCACCATCTCCAGCCTGCTCGGGGTGCCCGAGGAGGACCGGGACTACCTGCTGAGCCTGACGAAGGCGGCGCTCTCCGCGGAAGGCGAGGACGTCGACGAGGTCGACTCCGAGATGGCCCGCAACGAGATCCTGATGTACTTCATGGACGTCGTCGAGGAGCGTCGTGAGTCGCCCGGCGAGGACGTGATCAGCATGCTGGTCGCGAGCTCGATCGACGGGGTGCCACTGTCCGACGAGGACGTGGTGCTCAACTGCTACAGCCTGATCATCGGGGGCGACGAGACCAGCCGGCTGACGATGATCGACTGCCTCCACACCCTCGCCGCCCGGCCCGACGAGTGGCGGCGGTTCAAGGACGGCGAGGTCGCGGTCGGGACGGCGGTGGACGAGGTGCTGCGCTGGGCCTCGCCCACCATGCACTTCGGGCGCAGCGTGGTGCGGGAGACCGAGGTGCACGGCGTCCGGCTGCGGCCGGGCGAGATCGTCACCCTCTGGCACGCCTCCGGCAACCGGGACGAGCGGGTCTTCGACCGGCCCGGGGTGTTCGACCTCGGCCGCGCGCCGAACCGGCACATGGCCTTCGGCTACGGTCCGCACTTCTGTGTCGGCTCGTACCTGGCCAAGGTGGAGATCGCCGAACTGCTCAATGCCCTGAGGGACTTCAGCACCGGCTTCGAGCAGACCGAGGAGGCGCGGCGGATCCGGTCGAACTTCCTGACCGGGTTCTCCACGATGCCGGTGCGGTTCACCCCCGACCCCTCCGGACTGAAGGCCGCCGAGGGCTGA
- a CDS encoding LLM class flavin-dependent oxidoreductase, with product MHVYSVTPESASQQREFEQDYLSRLREAGASCERAGWSGILVPHNLHEVDPWLIAGQLGAATDTLVPLVAVQPSSVPPHTAAAMAAAYATLYGRPLHFNLVAGARDDELRRTGDRLGHDERYERMREYGTVLRALLRGEEVDTEGRFYTYRGFRLEPRPEVLSQCKLFVAGSSPASIGVARDVADVVVTHPARYPEWEETFLKPLLAGGYTGELGIRIGIVAGPDREDAWATARERFPETWRGRQETLLKTVSQNSWSRQLAVDAVAEAAAAADAAPDTYWLGAFRSGHASAPFLVGSHDDVGSRLAEYLRAGVGHVLLNGSYEDDHEDINRALLAARHTP from the coding sequence GTGCACGTCTACTCCGTGACCCCGGAATCGGCAAGCCAGCAGCGTGAGTTCGAGCAGGACTACCTCTCCCGGCTGCGGGAGGCCGGAGCGTCCTGCGAGCGCGCGGGCTGGTCGGGCATCCTCGTCCCGCACAACCTCCACGAGGTCGACCCCTGGCTGATCGCCGGCCAGCTCGGCGCCGCGACCGACACCCTCGTCCCGCTCGTCGCCGTCCAGCCCTCCTCGGTGCCGCCCCACACCGCCGCCGCGATGGCCGCGGCGTACGCGACCCTGTACGGGCGCCCGCTGCACTTCAACCTGGTCGCCGGCGCCCGGGACGACGAACTGCGCCGCACCGGCGACCGACTCGGCCACGACGAGCGGTACGAGCGGATGCGCGAGTACGGGACGGTGCTGCGCGCACTGCTGCGCGGCGAGGAGGTCGACACCGAGGGCCGCTTCTACACCTACCGCGGGTTCCGGCTGGAGCCCCGGCCCGAAGTCCTCTCGCAGTGCAAGCTGTTCGTCGCCGGCTCCTCCCCGGCCAGCATCGGAGTGGCCAGGGACGTCGCCGACGTGGTGGTCACCCACCCCGCCCGCTACCCGGAGTGGGAGGAGACCTTCCTGAAGCCGCTGCTGGCCGGCGGCTACACCGGCGAGCTCGGGATCCGGATCGGCATCGTCGCCGGGCCGGACCGGGAGGACGCCTGGGCGACGGCCCGGGAACGGTTCCCCGAGACCTGGCGGGGGCGGCAGGAGACGCTGCTCAAGACCGTCTCGCAGAACTCCTGGTCGCGTCAGCTGGCCGTCGACGCCGTGGCCGAGGCCGCCGCGGCCGCCGACGCGGCGCCGGACACGTACTGGCTGGGAGCCTTCCGCAGCGGCCACGCCAGCGCGCCGTTCCTGGTCGGCAGCCACGACGACGTCGGCTCCCGGCTCGCGGAGTACCTGCGCGCGGGGGTCGGGCACGTTCTGCTCAACGGCAGCTACGAGGACGACCACGAGGACATCAACCGGGCACTCCTCGCGGCTCGGCACACGCCCTAG